The following coding sequences lie in one Mus musculus strain C57BL/6J chromosome 11, GRCm38.p6 C57BL/6J genomic window:
- the Gm11992 gene encoding uncharacterized protein C7orf57 homolog, translating to MRNTSKEVQSTSYRYAPCDWYYHLPVKRSEKPVGAPPASQIPGLSDLRDSPNVNLPRARRYWIKETDSEYVKLAKQGGRPDLLKHFAPGTRQGSPVAYSLPDWYIHHSKPPTSHQREVPVVSIPDYMVYEEFNPDQANGSYESRQGPFDFDRKTIWQREAEELENVKRKVKLPAINSKNPSKTGTPVSHKEPERSRLSLPPMPGQKNSSPTNFSKLISNGYKDEWLQQQKAEADRRTPKTSRASVSSKSTEDSKSNQDTETPENPETPEGSEKTPDAEVSSPSESTPAELK from the exons ACTGGTATTACCACCTACCTGTGAAGCGTTCTGAGAAGCCTGTGGGTGCCCCACCAGCATCCCAGATCCCAGGGCTCAGTGACTTGAGAGACTCCCCAAATGTGAATTTGCCCCGTGCTCGGAGGTACTGGATCAAAGAAACAGACTCGGAGTATGTGAAATTGGCTAAGCAAGGTGGCAGACCTG ATTTGCTGAAGCACTTTGCCCCTGGAACCAGGCAAGGCTCCCCAGTAGCCTACTCCCTGCCAGACTGGTATATTCACCACAGCAAGCCTCCGACATCTCACCAGCGAGA AGTCCCCGTGGTCTCCATACCAGATTACATGGTGTATGAAGAATTCAACCCCGATCAGGCCAATGGTAGCTATGAGTCCAGACAAGGCCCCTTTGACTTTGACAGGAAAACAATTTGGCAAAGGGAGGCTGAGGAGCTTGAAAATGTGAAGAGAAAG GTGAAACTGCCAGCTATTAATTCCAAGAACCCCAGCAAAACGGGGACCCCAGTTAGCCACAAAGAGCCTGAAAGGAGCAGACTGTCGTTGCCTCCTAT GCCTGGTCAAAAAAACAGTTCACCCACCAACTTTTCCAAACTTATCAGCAATGGCTACAAGGACGAGTGGTTACAGCAGCAGAAGGCTGAAGCTGACAGGAGGACTCCAAAGACCTCCAGGGCATCCGTGTCCTCCAAGTCCACAGAGGACTCTAAAAGCAACCAGGACACAGAAACGCCCGAAAATCCAGAGACCCCTGAAGGCTCTGAGAAAACTCCAG ATGCAGAAGTGTCTTCCCCATCAGAATCAACGCCAGCAGAACTCAAATAG